ATTTGCTAACTGACAATGCCTTGTAATATTTATCTAGTAGTTGTTGAACTTCGTTTTCTGAAAATTTATTTTTGTAGGCAAATATTTCTTTTGTATTATTTAGCGATATGCTATCGTACACATAAGAAGCATACGATCTTTCATTATCACTTTCATCGTCTACTATTTCAGCAACCGTTACTGTGCCAAGTTCTTTTAGCATTCTTCTATTACATCTTCCAGCAGCTTGGACTATGCTGTCAAAGGGGGATAAATCTTTAAAGATATAATCAAAGTCCAAATCCACTCCGGCTTCTACTACTTGGGTAGATATGAGATTTCTTGGCAAGTTTTTATTTTCCAACTGTTTGATCTGTTTAATTCTGTCAAGCCTTTCTTTAGGAATTACCCAAGTTGAAAGAAAGAAAAGGTTATTTTTCAAATGTTCTCGGAGTAAGATAAAAGTTTTTAGCGCTTCTTTTTTTGTGTTAAGAATAATTAGAGACGGGTTGTCAGCTCTCTCTTTTGTATATTGCTTTATATCTGAAAGAAATATTTTTTTATTAATTATGTTGTAAGAGTGCCTGTTTTTTGGGAAAGAACTCTTGGGGGCTAACTCTTTACCTTCTGCCATTTTAGGTTGTGTAGCGGTCATTAAAATGAAAAAAGTTCCCATCTTTTTTGAAAGAAAAGACATGGTTTCCCCAAATCCTTGCCAATATTCTGGAGGGATCGACTGAGGTTCATCCAAAATAACTACCGCATCTTTTAACCTATGAAAACTCATAGAATCGTTGGCATTAGGAGAATAAAGCACTTCCCAAAACTTTGCGAGGGTTGTAACAATGAGTGGTTCTTTGAAGTATCTAAAAGAAAGTATAAACCTTTCTAAATTATCTAAATCTTCTTTTTCCTTTGATGCACTTACCAAATGATGGTCTTCTTGCACTTTGTCGTATATGTTCTTTGCAACTTCGGAATTTTGATCAACAATACTTATGAACGGTAATACATAAATAATTGTTTTAAGAGAAAGTTTATTTGCTAACTTCATCGATGCTTGCAATCCCGTTATAGTTTTTCCTGCTCCAGTAGGGAGCGTTATGGTATAGATACCTGGTTCTGAAATTGTATCAACGTTTGATAATGTACTTTCTCGAATTTCATTTTTCCAATCGCTTAAATGGTTCTTTGGAAGTGATTCAAGAAATTTGTCGAACCTATCTTGTTGATAAGAAATTTTATCAAAATTGATCCTATCAACATTTAACGCATCTAGCCTATCAGATGTTATAAAAATTGAATTCTCGATTCTCGTATTAAACCATAAATCTTCAGCCTTAACCGTCTTATTTAAAAGATACTGTGAATGCCAAGATTGAAATATTAATCTTTTCCATTCTTTTTCTGTTAGATATTCAATTTTGCTTAGATCAAGGAATTCTTCTAATGCTTTTATCACGTCTTGATAATTTAAATTTCTCCAAAAAGACATTATATCTTCAAAATTTAGCTGGTATGAATGATGTCTTCTAACAATCTCAGCTTGAAAGATATCTTTTGTAAGCATAAAAGTTAAGTAAGAAGAAGGCTCAGAGTGCGGATAATGACCTTTTTTTGTCTTTAAATATTTTTGAAATTTAACATGTGATTTAGCTACATCATGTGTTAGACAGATATGTTTTAGTGTTTCGACTAATTCATTGTCTCCATGAAAATTTGATATCTCTTTGGATTTTTCAAATACTCCTTTTAAATGATCTTTAAGAAGTTTACCCGGATGGCTTTCTTGACCATTCAGGAAGCCAAACAATTTCGTCGTTTCCAACTAAGACTCCCCCTATCTCTTCAGGATTATCAACAAAAATTCCCGTATCGATATTGGCTGGGTAAAAAACTGACAAGCTTTTAGTAAGGCCTCTTTCTTTGTCCATTTGTAGAGGGACAATGTCTTTAAAGATTCCATGAGTTTTTTTCAGATTAATTTTGGGCTTAATATCTGCAGGTATGATACTTTTTATTCTTGCCTCATCGTCTTCGATCTTTAGCGGGTTGAAAGATCCTATGTAATGAATATTTGCAAATGAATATGCGGTACCAAGATATGGGGTAAAAACAAAACTACCTTCTTCAAGAAAAGGTTTTAATTTTTCTTCTATAGGACCTTCTACATAAATTCGATATTTTGGTCTTTTTACAAATTGATGTTTTATAATATTGTGAATACCCTTTTTTGGGTCTTTATTATTCCACAAGTTTATACTGGTGGTGAACCATTGAGTGGGAGACAGTATTGAAATGGCGATTCTGTTTCCATACAATGATTCCCAATAAGAAGCCAAATGAGCTTTATTTTCCGATTTGTTCTCTACTCCAATTATAGCCGCAATCAATCCTCCAACAGCTGTTGGTGGTGGGAAGGGATAAGATGCGGAAGAAGTGGTTGTATAAAATTTGCGAAACATAGCATACTCCCCTGTAATATCAAAAACAAGGGCCATTGTATCACCTCAATTCCATAGCTACTTTATCTTCTCCCAAAATACTTTTTAGATCATCAATATATTGTACTTCCAAGTCAGGATCCTTGATAATTATTATCTTTTCTATATTATCTTTGAGTAAAGAAACCTTATCACATATTTCCTTCAAATTGAGAGCAATGTCTTGAATATTTCGGATTGCCAATTGTTCATCGTCATCTAACAAAGAATTATCTCTTTTGGTTAATTTTATTCTTTCATCCAAAGAACCAATTAATCCATTGAAATTAGGCTGGTACACAATCTCCATCAAAAAGCGAGATCTATGCTCAGTTTTACTCCTTGTGATTAAATTGTTGGTTCCATTCCAAACAGCTTGTGTAAGTTTGTTGAAATCCTCGTCTGTTGCTTGTGTCCTTTCAGATGCATATTGATTTCCAATTGCATAGGTTCCAATCAATGCAAAAGGAACTATATATTCATTTCTTATAGTTCTCTGTTCTCCACCTTCTTTAGTGACAAACGCGCCGGTTCCTTGTACAAATTCAACTTTTGCTTTGTGTAAAGATCTTCCCCATTTAAATTGGACAGGTCCAGTCCATGCAAAACTTTCCTTACCCAATGCGAATGTTACACCGAAAAGTCTTGTATCGATACATTTCTTTAGAGTTTCATCTCCTTTTGTGGTAGACAATTTTGTTTTGAGCTCTTCGAATCTTTCTTTTAAAGATTTTGGTTCTCCATCAATGAAAACATCTTCTCCCATTCTCATTAATTCGTCTCTGATAGTTCTTTTAATTCTAACGTCAGATACTAAAACTTGGCCTGTTTCTTCATCGTATCTTGGATGATTTGCATTCAATGGATCACCGTTTGGATTCGCATCTTTTACAGAGTATAAAAACAGAAGTTCTTTTCTGCCGTTAAACATCTTGGTCTTCCCCCTTGTCCGTTTTTTCTATTTCTAATTCTACTACTTCTTTCTCTTTTGTGTAATCTTTGTATATTTCCCAGAAGTAATTTCTCCAGTTCATGAAACCTGTCACAAAAGCAAAATTTCCATCGATCCCTAAATCCTTTCCCTTAGAATTCAGTAATAGTTCTTGGGAATAACCAGCTAAATCTTCAACCAGGAAGGAAGGTTCAATCTTGTACGCTTTTATAAGTTCTGGTATTCTTGATAGATGTTTTTTTATATCTCTTAAACTTAATCTTCCAAAATTTAACTGCTTGTACAATGGAGAATCTTGAATTTTTGCGTTTGAATAACCACTTTCTCCTTTTTCCCCCTTTGTTTGATTATACGCCACAAACCCCAAAACTACTCCAGATAAAAGTGTCCCTTTTCCAAAGTCGCTCTGCAAAAATTTATCAGAAAACTTATCTAGGAATTCCAAATGTCTTTTCATAATGAATACCCCCAGGTTTTATTGTAGTTGTTCAAAAATTCAATCAGTAACAAAAAGTCATTCAAAGTAAGATTAAAATAATCATTTTGGACTTTGTCGTTCATCAATTTAGGAATTCTTGCAACAAAATTTTGTTTTATAGTTTTGGTTTCAACTCTTTCTTCACTTAAAATTTTTCCAATAATTTCCATTGCCAGTGTTCTCATAACTTTTTCTTCAGCGTCTTCTTTCAAAACTAAATGGCGAAGGGTTCGATATATGTGTTTAAATGCAACAGAAAGTTGAGTATCTTTCTTTTTCTTTTGGGAAAAGAGATTTACCGTCTCTTCCCAAACTTTTTGTAATTTTTGTATCCTTGTTAAAGGTACATCCTCGATCATTTGATGTATTACAAGTTGTGCTTGGTTTTGTTCTAGAAAAAGAAAATGAAATACAGCGGTGTACGGTTTATCCATATAATCAGGATCTGTGATATAATCCAAAAGATCTTTTTCTTTTGTATACTGATCACTCCAAAAATAATTCTTTAAATCACCGAAAGCATCATCCCGGATGTTTGTATCCGTTGTAAAAAATTCGGGTATTATCCAGATCTGGATATTATTTATAATAGATTGATCAACAAAATTATAATCTATGTAAGTTTTGGCGTTAGAGAAAGTCTTAAAGCACTCTTTACAATATTTGTAAACCTTGTTAGAAAAATTTTTATTTATGGCAGGAAGGAAATTCACCTTATCAAAAG
This genomic stretch from Petrotoga mexicana DSM 14811 harbors:
- a CDS encoding CRISPR-associated helicase/endonuclease Cas3, with the protein product METTKLFGFLNGQESHPGKLLKDHLKGVFEKSKEISNFHGDNELVETLKHICLTHDVAKSHVKFQKYLKTKKGHYPHSEPSSYLTFMLTKDIFQAEIVRRHHSYQLNFEDIMSFWRNLNYQDVIKALEEFLDLSKIEYLTEKEWKRLIFQSWHSQYLLNKTVKAEDLWFNTRIENSIFITSDRLDALNVDRINFDKISYQQDRFDKFLESLPKNHLSDWKNEIRESTLSNVDTISEPGIYTITLPTGAGKTITGLQASMKLANKLSLKTIIYVLPFISIVDQNSEVAKNIYDKVQEDHHLVSASKEKEDLDNLERFILSFRYFKEPLIVTTLAKFWEVLYSPNANDSMSFHRLKDAVVILDEPQSIPPEYWQGFGETMSFLSKKMGTFFILMTATQPKMAEGKELAPKSSFPKNRHSYNIINKKIFLSDIKQYTKERADNPSLIILNTKKEALKTFILLREHLKNNLFFLSTWVIPKERLDRIKQIKQLENKNLPRNLISTQVVEAGVDLDFDYIFKDLSPFDSIVQAAGRCNRRMLKELGTVTVAEIVDDESDNERSYASYVYDSISLNNTKEIFAYKNKFSENEVQQLLDKYYKALSVSKYQKGPWYDIKEGNWSNYKPLIEEHLYEDVVFVDVDGTVSNKLYEVESLEHSLENYERKKQLWKEIQDYSINVPHKELEEWETHYNEVFLEEDKKLVYKGNGVWLITQLGIGEIYSEEVGFIPYELKEDFYG
- the cas5b gene encoding type I-B CRISPR-associated protein Cas5b, with the protein product MALVFDITGEYAMFRKFYTTTSSASYPFPPPTAVGGLIAAIIGVENKSENKAHLASYWESLYGNRIAISILSPTQWFTTSINLWNNKDPKKGIHNIIKHQFVKRPKYRIYVEGPIEEKLKPFLEEGSFVFTPYLGTAYSFANIHYIGSFNPLKIEDDEARIKSIIPADIKPKINLKKTHGIFKDIVPLQMDKERGLTKSLSVFYPANIDTGIFVDNPEEIGGVLVGNDEIVWLPEWSRKPSG
- the cas7b gene encoding type I-B CRISPR-associated protein Cas7/Csh2; this encodes MFNGRKELLFLYSVKDANPNGDPLNANHPRYDEETGQVLVSDVRIKRTIRDELMRMGEDVFIDGEPKSLKERFEELKTKLSTTKGDETLKKCIDTRLFGVTFALGKESFAWTGPVQFKWGRSLHKAKVEFVQGTGAFVTKEGGEQRTIRNEYIVPFALIGTYAIGNQYASERTQATDEDFNKLTQAVWNGTNNLITRSKTEHRSRFLMEIVYQPNFNGLIGSLDERIKLTKRDNSLLDDDEQLAIRNIQDIALNLKEICDKVSLLKDNIEKIIIIKDPDLEVQYIDDLKSILGEDKVAMELR
- a CDS encoding TM1802 family CRISPR-associated protein, yielding MGFIDAVYTVGKEFSSKTYEITDYLTVPVRIDGSKEIRIYLKVSNYNALKLQSEEENTIIPLKIEGVSKIDEVDFFAGNKDEQYKKLRYLYKEPPGSNTAWRYSPVLRLSKPKNNKEKNRDAFLTGSKSYISKIEKMIQDFEDLGFFEKGSVQKIINDLSNNDFVDRFLECYSDPKASYLIVFGVEDDGGFLYPGEVKLFQQYFLKKLNDELIKKNVSKKGGICDYCGKESDILLNFDMIFPFATFDKVNFLPAINKNFSNKVYKYCKECFKTFSNAKTYIDYNFVDQSIINNIQIWIIPEFFTTDTNIRDDAFGDLKNYFWSDQYTKEKDLLDYITDPDYMDKPYTAVFHFLFLEQNQAQLVIHQMIEDVPLTRIQKLQKVWEETVNLFSQKKKKDTQLSVAFKHIYRTLRHLVLKEDAEEKVMRTLAMEIIGKILSEERVETKTIKQNFVARIPKLMNDKVQNDYFNLTLNDFLLLIEFLNNYNKTWGYSL
- a CDS encoding TM1802 family CRISPR-associated protein, which produces MKRHLEFLDKFSDKFLQSDFGKGTLLSGVVLGFVAYNQTKGEKGESGYSNAKIQDSPLYKQLNFGRLSLRDIKKHLSRIPELIKAYKIEPSFLVEDLAGYSQELLLNSKGKDLGIDGNFAFVTGFMNWRNYFWEIYKDYTKEKEVVELEIEKTDKGEDQDV